A single region of the Prochlorococcus marinus str. MIT 0917 genome encodes:
- a CDS encoding inorganic diphosphatase, with the protein MDLSDLPPSPSPGLVNLVVEIPAGSRNKYEYFSSAGIMALDRVLHSSVRYPFDYGFIPNTLAEDGAPLDAMVVMEEPTFAGCLIQARPIGVLDMHDSGAYDGKLLCVPTADPRQREINTIKQIAQNQLEDVAEFFRTYKSLEGRVIVIDGWRDYDAVDELLKSCIEAHYSDNN; encoded by the coding sequence ATGGACCTGAGTGATCTTCCTCCTTCACCATCGCCTGGATTAGTAAATCTAGTTGTTGAGATTCCTGCTGGCAGTAGAAATAAATACGAATATTTTAGCTCTGCAGGAATTATGGCTCTTGATAGGGTTTTGCATTCATCAGTGAGATATCCATTTGATTATGGATTTATTCCAAATACTCTTGCTGAGGATGGAGCACCGCTTGATGCAATGGTAGTTATGGAAGAACCCACTTTTGCCGGTTGCTTGATCCAGGCAAGACCTATAGGAGTTCTTGATATGCATGATTCGGGGGCCTATGACGGCAAACTTTTATGCGTCCCTACTGCAGATCCAAGACAAAGAGAAATTAATACTATTAAGCAGATAGCTCAAAATCAATTGGAAGATGTAGCTGAGTTTTTTAGAACCTATAAAAGTTTGGAAGGGAGGGTGATCGTAATAGACGGATGGAGAGACTATGATGCTGTTGATGAATTATTAAAAAGCTGCATAGAGGCTCATTATTCTGATAACAATTAA
- a CDS encoding Spx/MgsR family RNA polymerase-binding regulatory protein, producing MCFENLKLFSYSSCSTCRRAIKWLKTNDITFELIDLLQSPPSKEMLISAFELYGDRKFLLNTSGIIYRSIGSDVVKKMTDNELLEQLIMEPRLIKRPFLYKSSKCLLVGFKEENWAEKLL from the coding sequence ATGTGCTTTGAAAACTTGAAATTATTTAGTTACTCTTCATGCTCAACTTGCCGCAGAGCGATTAAGTGGCTTAAAACCAATGATATTACCTTTGAATTAATTGATCTTTTACAATCCCCACCCTCAAAGGAAATGCTTATCTCAGCTTTTGAGCTATATGGGGATAGAAAATTTCTTTTAAATACTAGTGGAATTATATATCGTTCTATTGGTTCGGATGTTGTCAAGAAAATGACTGATAACGAATTGCTTGAGCAACTTATTATGGAACCCAGATTAATAAAGAGACCTTTTTTATATAAATCTAGTAAATGCCTTTTAGTTGGATTTAAAGAAGAAAATTGGGCAGAAAAATTACTTTGA
- a CDS encoding adenylosuccinate synthase: MANVVVIGAQWGDEGKGKITDLLSRSADVVVRYQGGVNAGHTIVVDDKVLKLHLIPSGILYPDTICLIGSGTVVDPKVMIKEIKMLEENDIDISGLKLASTAHVTMPYHRLLDLAMEQKRGDHKIGTTGRGIGPTYADKSQRNGIRIIDLLSREKLQERLQVPLAEKNGLLQKIYGIEPLNIDEIIEEYLDYGKQLKQHIVDCNRTIHQAARKKKNILFEGAQGTLLDLDHGTYPYVTSSNPVSGGACIGAGVGPTLIDRVIGVAKAYTTRVGEGPFPTELQGSINDQLCDRGGEFGTTTGRRRRCGWFDGVIGKYAVEVNGLDCLAITKLDVLDELEEIDICVAYELNGKRIDYFPSSVEDFEKCTPIFKKLPGWRCSTENCRRLEDLPPAAMSYLRFLAELMEVPIAIVSLGANRDQTIVIEDPIHGPKRALLNS, translated from the coding sequence TTGGCAAATGTTGTAGTCATAGGCGCTCAGTGGGGTGATGAAGGTAAAGGCAAAATCACCGATTTGCTCAGTCGCTCCGCAGATGTAGTTGTTCGCTATCAAGGTGGTGTTAATGCGGGTCATACAATTGTTGTAGATGACAAAGTTCTCAAATTACATTTGATACCCTCTGGGATTTTATATCCAGATACTATTTGTCTTATTGGGTCAGGAACAGTTGTTGATCCGAAAGTGATGATTAAAGAAATAAAAATGCTTGAAGAAAACGATATTGATATTTCAGGACTAAAACTTGCTTCTACTGCTCATGTAACGATGCCGTATCACCGGCTTCTAGATTTGGCCATGGAGCAAAAGCGAGGTGACCACAAAATCGGTACTACTGGCAGGGGGATTGGCCCCACTTATGCTGACAAATCTCAAAGGAATGGGATTCGAATAATTGATCTACTGAGCAGGGAAAAGCTTCAAGAAAGATTACAGGTTCCTTTAGCAGAGAAAAACGGGCTTCTCCAAAAGATATACGGAATTGAGCCATTAAATATTGATGAAATAATAGAAGAATATCTTGATTACGGAAAACAGCTAAAACAACATATTGTTGATTGCAATAGAACCATTCATCAAGCAGCCAGAAAAAAGAAGAATATCTTGTTTGAGGGAGCTCAAGGGACCCTTTTGGATCTTGATCACGGTACCTACCCTTATGTAACCTCCTCCAATCCAGTATCAGGTGGGGCCTGCATTGGTGCAGGAGTAGGCCCTACCCTTATAGACAGGGTTATCGGGGTTGCCAAAGCCTATACGACTAGAGTGGGAGAAGGACCATTCCCAACTGAATTGCAAGGGAGCATTAACGATCAACTTTGTGATAGAGGGGGTGAATTTGGAACAACTACTGGACGAAGAAGGCGGTGTGGTTGGTTTGATGGAGTGATTGGGAAATATGCAGTTGAGGTAAATGGATTGGATTGTCTTGCGATTACTAAATTAGACGTTTTAGATGAACTTGAAGAAATTGATATATGTGTCGCTTATGAATTAAATGGTAAAAGAATTGATTATTTCCCAAGTAGCGTTGAAGATTTTGAGAAATGTACTCCAATTTTTAAAAAGTTACCTGGCTGGAGATGCTCTACAGAGAATTGCCGTCGTCTAGAAGATCTTCCACCTGCAGCAATGAGTTACTTGAGATTCTTAGCGGAGCTTATGGAAGTTCCCATAGCAATAGTTTCCTTAGGAGCCAATAGAGATCAAACAATTGTTATTGAGGATCCTATTCATGGACCAAAAAGAGCTCTTTTAAACTCTTAA
- a CDS encoding proline--tRNA ligase: MRVSRLMLNTLRDVPADADIISHQLLIRGGFIKRLAGGIYAYMPLLWKVLKKITLIVEEELSAKGSLQTLLPQLQPSEIWEKSGRWKSYTEGEGIMFSLKDRQGKELGLGPTHEEVITQIISQTIHSYKQLPINIFQIQTKFRDEIRPRFGLMRSREFIMKDAYSFHSNENDLQSTYSEMRNAYKNIFTKCGLDFVCVEADSGAIGGAASQEFMVTAESGEDFILISSDGKYGANQEKAVSILEEAKLLELNKPSIIETPNQKSIEELCSYNNFHPSQIVKVIAYLATCDDNKKYPVLVSIRGDQEINDIKLSNEISHKLKQTVLNIKVISNEDIQKEGITNIPFGFIGPDVSDNLLSTAKVWEKKFIRIADNSVKDLKSFICGNNVENEHKIFYNWSLINTKQLTCDIRKAKPGDRCVHDKTQKLKECRGIEIGHIFQLGTKYSKSLNATFTNDKGLEEHFWMGCYGIGISRLAQAAVEQNHDDAGIIWPASIAPFEVIIIIANIKNTEQKYLAEDIYEKLIENRVDALLDDRDERAGIKFKDADLIGIPWRIVAGRESSSGLVELHNRKTKTTESLDLNSVLKKLSEEFNTEKL; this comes from the coding sequence ATGCGCGTCTCTCGCCTAATGCTGAACACTCTCAGAGACGTACCTGCAGATGCAGATATAATTTCACATCAGTTACTTATAAGAGGAGGTTTTATCAAACGTCTTGCTGGAGGTATTTATGCTTACATGCCATTGCTTTGGAAGGTTCTAAAAAAAATAACCCTAATTGTTGAAGAAGAGTTATCAGCTAAAGGTTCCCTTCAAACTCTTCTTCCTCAACTTCAGCCTTCAGAAATATGGGAAAAAAGTGGGAGGTGGAAATCATATACAGAGGGAGAAGGAATTATGTTTAGTCTTAAAGATAGACAAGGTAAAGAATTAGGCCTGGGGCCAACTCATGAAGAGGTAATTACTCAAATAATATCTCAAACTATTCACTCCTACAAACAATTACCAATCAATATTTTCCAAATCCAGACAAAATTTAGAGATGAAATAAGACCAAGATTTGGATTAATGAGAAGCAGAGAATTCATTATGAAGGATGCTTATTCCTTTCATTCAAATGAAAATGATCTTCAATCAACTTATTCAGAGATGAGAAATGCCTATAAAAATATATTTACAAAATGTGGGCTAGATTTTGTTTGTGTCGAAGCTGATAGTGGAGCTATTGGAGGTGCAGCATCTCAAGAATTTATGGTTACAGCAGAATCTGGTGAAGACTTTATTTTAATAAGTTCTGATGGAAAATATGGAGCTAATCAAGAAAAAGCTGTTTCCATTCTCGAAGAAGCAAAATTATTAGAGCTTAATAAACCTTCTATAATTGAAACCCCTAATCAAAAAAGCATAGAGGAATTATGTAGCTACAACAATTTCCATCCAAGTCAAATTGTAAAAGTTATAGCTTATCTAGCAACGTGTGATGACAACAAAAAATACCCAGTGCTAGTAAGTATTAGAGGGGACCAAGAAATAAATGATATTAAACTTTCAAATGAAATATCTCATAAATTAAAACAAACTGTACTGAATATTAAAGTGATTTCCAATGAAGATATACAAAAGGAAGGTATTACTAATATACCATTTGGCTTCATAGGTCCTGATGTTAGCGATAACTTATTATCAACGGCAAAAGTATGGGAAAAAAAATTCATAAGAATTGCAGACAATTCTGTAAAAGATCTTAAAAGTTTTATATGTGGAAACAACGTCGAAAACGAGCATAAAATATTTTATAATTGGAGTCTAATTAATACTAAGCAGCTGACATGTGATATTAGAAAAGCCAAACCTGGAGATAGATGTGTACATGACAAGACACAAAAGCTTAAAGAATGTAGAGGTATAGAAATAGGGCATATATTTCAACTAGGAACTAAGTATTCAAAATCATTAAATGCTACCTTTACCAACGATAAAGGTTTAGAAGAGCACTTTTGGATGGGGTGCTATGGAATTGGTATTTCAAGATTAGCTCAAGCAGCAGTAGAACAAAATCACGATGACGCAGGTATTATTTGGCCAGCATCAATTGCCCCATTTGAAGTAATAATTATTATTGCCAACATAAAAAATACTGAACAAAAATATTTAGCTGAAGATATCTATGAGAAATTAATAGAGAATCGAGTTGATGCTCTCCTTGACGATAGGGATGAGAGAGCTGGAATAAAGTTTAAAGACGCAGACCTTATTGGCATCCCATGGAGAATTGTAGCTGGTAGAGAATCTAGTTCTGGACTGGTTGAATTACATAATAGAAAAACAAAAACCACAGAGTCATTAGATCTAAACTCCGTTTTAAAAAAACTTTCTGAAGAATTTAATACTGAAAAACTGTAA
- a CDS encoding DUF2854 domain-containing protein produces MNKLLSPASLITIGGASLSLIGLTAYFTDATNLSVPTFFYGVPIFLIGISLKTTEVPPALRVVPVTKFASERDKAPEELRKLVKDVTRWRYGQSCQLEASLRVLKLWDIDSPPQLLEVEELVEEGNYGIRMRFEMAAVSLERWNAQKERLGRFFAKGLCAELFCPTPGALDLILLPQKQEEKPQENE; encoded by the coding sequence ATGAATAAACTTCTTTCACCGGCAAGCCTCATCACTATCGGAGGAGCATCCCTTTCTCTAATAGGCCTAACAGCCTATTTTACTGATGCAACAAACCTCAGTGTTCCAACTTTCTTCTATGGAGTACCTATCTTTCTAATAGGTATATCACTGAAAACTACTGAAGTTCCGCCTGCTCTAAGAGTAGTTCCTGTAACTAAGTTTGCTTCAGAGAGAGACAAAGCCCCTGAAGAGCTAAGGAAACTAGTTAAAGATGTGACTAGATGGCGCTATGGTCAATCTTGCCAGCTTGAAGCATCTCTAAGAGTATTAAAGCTTTGGGACATAGACAGTCCTCCCCAACTTTTAGAAGTAGAAGAGTTGGTTGAAGAGGGTAATTATGGAATACGAATGAGATTTGAAATGGCTGCTGTATCTTTAGAAAGATGGAATGCTCAAAAAGAACGTTTAGGAAGATTCTTTGCTAAAGGTTTGTGCGCTGAATTATTTTGTCCCACACCCGGTGCACTAGATTTAATCCTACTTCCGCAAAAACAAGAAGAAAAGCCACAAGAAAATGAATAA
- a CDS encoding resolvase, producing MFNGSVNSGTNGRSEESLDKGIINTASNSIDSLLTIDEVQKTLNRSRASVYRYTNTDSRNLNPSFNPRKLNTEFRSDQKDQLLFHPNEVARFAKDILRIKEVTVEVLNSPSSETQNILNSILEELKSISNKLDGKSDVKHSIPNHLQDTDRKAA from the coding sequence ATGTTTAACGGCTCAGTAAATTCAGGAACAAATGGAAGATCAGAGGAGTCTCTAGATAAAGGAATTATTAATACAGCTTCTAACTCAATTGATTCATTATTGACTATTGACGAAGTTCAGAAAACATTAAATAGATCTAGGGCCTCTGTATATAGATATACAAACACTGACTCCAGGAATCTTAATCCATCATTTAATCCTAGAAAACTAAACACCGAATTTAGAAGCGATCAAAAAGATCAATTGCTTTTTCATCCAAATGAGGTTGCAAGATTTGCAAAAGATATACTAAGAATTAAGGAAGTAACAGTAGAAGTATTAAATTCTCCATCATCTGAAACCCAAAATATTCTTAACTCAATACTTGAAGAGTTGAAAAGTATAAGCAATAAACTTGATGGTAAATCTGATGTAAAGCACTCTATTCCCAATCATTTACAAGATACTGATAGAAAGGCAGCTTAG
- the cutA gene encoding divalent-cation tolerance protein CutA codes for MTLSDFNQEIYIIITNEVDKKNASKLANLLLRDKLIPCVTFKNIESCFWWEGNINQSQEVQLMIKCKKENVNNVCHKIAEWHSYEIPEIIYFRVSANKNYHHWVNSI; via the coding sequence ATGACTTTATCTGATTTTAATCAAGAAATTTATATAATTATAACTAATGAAGTCGATAAAAAAAATGCATCTAAATTAGCTAACCTACTCTTGAGGGATAAATTAATACCTTGTGTAACTTTTAAGAATATCGAATCATGTTTTTGGTGGGAAGGAAATATAAATCAATCACAAGAAGTACAATTAATGATTAAGTGTAAAAAAGAAAATGTAAATAACGTTTGTCATAAGATTGCTGAATGGCATAGCTACGAAATACCAGAAATAATTTATTTTCGCGTTTCAGCTAATAAAAATTACCATCATTGGGTAAATTCTATTTGA
- a CDS encoding single-stranded DNA-binding protein — protein sequence MNHCMLEVLVKKAPTVRFTQDNKTPLAEVEVEFDSLRADDPPCAIKVVGWGKLAEELQNTVQVNSKLVIEGRLRMNTVPRQDGTKEKQAEFTLSRIHPFSSKTAVSSIPSQTQSTIKSDSANSLNNEGVKWDSSPLVPDTDDIPF from the coding sequence ATGAACCATTGCATGCTTGAGGTTTTGGTAAAGAAGGCTCCAACAGTTCGTTTCACCCAAGACAACAAAACTCCGCTAGCTGAAGTAGAAGTTGAATTTGACAGCCTCCGTGCCGATGACCCTCCCTGCGCAATTAAGGTAGTTGGTTGGGGGAAATTAGCAGAAGAACTTCAAAACACAGTTCAAGTCAATTCTAAATTAGTAATAGAAGGTCGCTTAAGAATGAATACTGTTCCTCGCCAGGATGGGACTAAAGAGAAACAAGCTGAATTTACTCTTTCTCGAATCCACCCTTTTTCTTCTAAAACAGCTGTTTCATCCATACCTTCTCAAACTCAGTCAACGATAAAAAGCGATTCTGCAAATTCTTTAAATAACGAAGGTGTTAAATGGGACAGTTCACCATTAGTTCCTGATACAGATGACATTCCATTCTGA
- a CDS encoding adenosine kinase, with the protein MTNNTNDPSLDVVGIGNAIVDVLTTTDDSLLERLSLKKGSMTLIDENRAKELYEITTNRIQRSGGSAANSLACVAQLGGKSAFIGRVRDDMLGEIFTKEISTTGTIFKTAPSSVGPSTARCLIFVTPDAERTMCTYLGASVLLEPRDIDLSVVREAKILYLEGYLWDNPAAKNAFIKAAEIAKNAGRKVALSLSDSFCVSRHRESFIKLVDDHIDILFANEDEITTLYETSSLNTALEELKKKCDLAAITIGEKGSILISNGKEMKINPFTFGKAIDTTGAGDLYAGGFLKGLADGLKPELSAKIGSICAGHIVTQLGSRSNTDLLTLINSHLEH; encoded by the coding sequence ATGACTAACAATACAAACGACCCTTCACTTGACGTTGTAGGCATTGGGAATGCAATTGTAGACGTATTAACAACAACAGATGATTCTCTCCTAGAAAGACTATCTTTAAAGAAGGGTTCAATGACCTTGATTGATGAAAACAGAGCTAAAGAACTATATGAAATAACTACCAACAGAATTCAGAGGTCAGGAGGTTCTGCAGCCAATTCATTAGCATGTGTTGCCCAGTTAGGGGGAAAATCAGCTTTTATTGGAAGGGTAAGAGATGACATGCTAGGGGAAATCTTCACAAAAGAAATATCAACAACTGGTACCATTTTCAAGACTGCACCTTCATCCGTTGGCCCCTCGACTGCCAGATGTCTAATTTTTGTCACTCCAGACGCAGAGAGGACTATGTGCACTTATCTGGGCGCTTCAGTTCTCTTAGAACCTAGGGATATCGACCTCTCAGTAGTTAGGGAAGCAAAAATACTTTATTTAGAGGGATACCTATGGGACAACCCAGCTGCTAAAAATGCATTTATCAAAGCGGCAGAAATAGCTAAAAATGCAGGTCGAAAAGTTGCTTTATCCCTTTCTGATTCATTTTGTGTAAGTAGACACCGCGAGAGTTTTATAAAACTAGTTGATGATCATATAGATATATTATTTGCCAATGAAGATGAAATAACAACTTTGTATGAGACCTCTTCTCTGAATACAGCACTTGAAGAATTGAAAAAAAAATGCGATCTTGCTGCAATCACAATTGGCGAAAAAGGTTCAATTCTAATTTCAAATGGCAAAGAAATGAAAATAAATCCTTTCACTTTTGGAAAGGCTATTGATACCACGGGTGCAGGAGATCTTTATGCTGGAGGTTTTTTAAAAGGGCTTGCAGATGGCCTAAAACCAGAATTATCTGCAAAAATTGGATCTATTTGTGCAGGGCATATCGTCACACAATTAGGATCTCGTTCCAATACTGATCTTTTGACTTTGATCAATTCACATTTAGAACACTAA
- a CDS encoding precorrin-6A/cobalt-precorrin-6A reductase, translating to MDIREKCQPHLWLLTGTGEGHVFAESLLKEGWKITVSVVSDRASIPYEKLNLEKILIGALITEEEIRGVILNARIHQNGFHCVVDLTHPFAMNITRSISKVCKELGQTFIRYERAIDNISNAFLIEKFSDLRNYDLKNKSILLAVGVRHLQDALIFTRNSGAKVYARVLANPESIRKTLSSSIQKTNFAILNPSASSNGKIEKALVRKWNISDVICRQSGGSNEILWHQICLGMRINLWLLERPTEFKNINSVDSYEKLIKKLKSISME from the coding sequence ATGGATATAAGGGAAAAATGCCAGCCACATCTTTGGTTGTTAACAGGAACAGGCGAAGGTCATGTCTTTGCTGAGTCATTATTGAAAGAAGGTTGGAAAATTACTGTTAGTGTTGTTTCGGATCGAGCCTCGATTCCATATGAAAAATTAAATTTAGAGAAAATATTAATTGGTGCCTTAATTACTGAGGAAGAGATACGCGGAGTCATATTAAACGCAAGAATTCATCAAAATGGATTTCATTGTGTTGTTGATCTGACGCATCCCTTTGCTATGAATATCACACGATCAATCTCAAAAGTTTGTAAGGAACTAGGTCAAACTTTTATAAGGTATGAAAGAGCCATTGATAATATTTCAAATGCATTTTTAATAGAAAAATTTAGTGACTTAAGAAATTATGATCTAAAGAATAAATCTATTTTGCTCGCTGTAGGAGTAAGGCATCTTCAGGACGCCTTGATTTTTACAAGAAATTCAGGGGCGAAAGTTTATGCAAGAGTTTTAGCTAATCCAGAAAGTATAAGAAAAACACTGTCTTCATCTATTCAAAAAACAAATTTTGCGATATTAAACCCTTCAGCTTCTAGTAATGGAAAAATTGAAAAAGCACTTGTTAGGAAATGGAATATTTCTGATGTGATTTGTAGACAGTCAGGAGGAAGTAATGAAATCTTATGGCATCAAATTTGTTTGGGTATGAGAATTAATCTTTGGTTGTTGGAAAGGCCTACTGAATTTAAAAATATTAATTCAGTAGATAGCTATGAAAAATTAATTAAAAAATTAAAATCTATTAGTATGGAATAA
- the lepB gene encoding signal peptidase I codes for MQQDHPDSSKENKNFFRSSFFDTWGPISLTILLYVGIRHFIAEARYIPSGSMLPGLKINDRLIVEKLSLRKRSPFRGEIVVFNSPYSFDKKLIADRNKNLPSKLKCSLITFPLISWIPTLSDRACDAYIKRVVAVGGDRLLINDKGEILLNGRPIKEPYVEYFCPSKTKFNLCRTMTTTVPKGHVFVLGDNRANSWDSRFWPAGGFLPQKEIIGKAAWRFWPISRFGKPD; via the coding sequence GTGCAGCAAGATCATCCAGATTCGAGTAAAGAAAATAAAAATTTTTTCCGGTCTTCTTTCTTTGATACGTGGGGACCTATTTCTCTAACTATTCTGTTGTATGTGGGTATTCGTCATTTTATAGCAGAAGCTAGATATATTCCCTCTGGTTCAATGCTTCCAGGATTGAAAATAAATGATCGATTAATTGTTGAAAAACTTTCTTTGCGCAAAAGGTCTCCTTTCCGTGGGGAAATTGTAGTTTTCAACTCACCATATTCTTTTGATAAGAAATTGATAGCTGATAGAAATAAAAACCTTCCGTCTAAATTAAAATGCTCATTAATAACTTTTCCCTTGATTTCTTGGATCCCTACTTTATCAGATCGTGCTTGTGATGCTTATATAAAAAGGGTAGTAGCTGTAGGAGGAGATCGCCTTTTGATTAATGATAAGGGAGAGATTCTTTTGAATGGTAGGCCAATTAAAGAACCATATGTTGAATACTTCTGCCCAAGTAAAACTAAATTTAATTTATGTCGTACAATGACTACAACTGTTCCAAAAGGACATGTATTCGTTTTAGGTGATAACCGTGCTAATAGCTGGGATAGTCGTTTTTGGCCAGCAGGAGGTTTCTTGCCCCAGAAAGAAATAATTGGCAAAGCAGCCTGGCGTTTTTGGCCTATTAGTCGTTTTGGTAAGCCTGATTAA
- the psb27 gene encoding photosystem II protein Psb27 yields the protein MISAFHHLSIRLVRAALAICLGFCLIFFQFASEVNAAKTFMTGDFAKDTIAVSSTLKETITLPKEDKGLSEAEKEAVFLISDYISRYRNRSQVNTSTTFTTMQTALNALSGHYKTFANRPVPETLKERLNKELSKAEKSAVRDN from the coding sequence ATGATTTCTGCCTTTCATCACCTCTCCATAAGGTTGGTGAGGGCAGCTTTGGCTATATGCCTTGGCTTCTGCCTCATATTCTTCCAATTCGCTTCAGAAGTGAATGCAGCTAAAACATTTATGACTGGAGATTTTGCGAAAGACACCATTGCTGTCTCCTCAACTTTAAAAGAGACCATAACTTTACCTAAAGAAGATAAAGGACTATCTGAAGCAGAAAAAGAAGCTGTTTTTCTAATAAGCGATTATATCTCAAGATATAGAAATCGATCTCAAGTCAATACTTCTACGACCTTTACAACAATGCAGACTGCATTAAATGCTTTATCCGGTCATTACAAGACTTTTGCAAACAGACCAGTTCCTGAAACTCTCAAAGAAAGATTAAACAAAGAATTATCTAAAGCAGAGAAATCAGCAGTTAGAGATAATTAA
- a CDS encoding dihydroorotase yields MTNSYLFENIQILEKAGSSLKRETVLIKDGVIKAFGSKALQNAEQEHLAIKPQKAKNMLLAPCLVDPHSFLESPFNGKEESIYTLIEKATFSGYGQLGILPRGDLWRDQIESILSLKTIKSEVLIHLWGGFSIGGKGVSLSKHNELLQNGAIGLSDDDFLPPIELLKQGFSLGEMKNSPVLFAPRDKLLQASGMSRQSVDTLRAGWPPDPVESEIIPLIQLLELHKQYPDIELRLMNISTAEGVSILKNSSSKPMATVLWWHLVNDNSSLSPFDIGWSVTPSLGSPRDRASLIESLEDNVLTAISVHSTPTDDSETKLPANKRKKGISCYNLVLPLLWDQLVRKSGWRVEKLWEKISFGPSKFLNQAEEKLSLNSNRWLLFDPDKEWYQSNEENHLTAATNQPIKDKKILGKVIDCGLINQAYQND; encoded by the coding sequence ATGACTAATAGTTATTTGTTTGAAAATATTCAAATTCTTGAAAAGGCTGGATCATCTCTAAAGAGAGAAACTGTCTTAATCAAAGATGGTGTGATCAAAGCATTTGGCAGTAAGGCTCTTCAAAATGCAGAACAAGAACATTTAGCAATCAAGCCTCAAAAAGCTAAGAACATGCTTTTAGCCCCTTGTCTTGTTGATCCACATTCATTTTTGGAATCTCCCTTTAATGGTAAAGAAGAGAGTATCTATACACTTATAGAAAAAGCAACATTTTCTGGATATGGCCAATTAGGTATCCTACCTAGAGGAGATTTATGGAGAGATCAAATCGAGTCGATTCTTTCTTTAAAGACTATCAAAAGTGAGGTTTTAATACACCTATGGGGAGGTTTTAGTATAGGCGGGAAGGGGGTTTCTCTTTCGAAACATAATGAGTTACTACAAAATGGAGCCATCGGCTTAAGTGATGACGATTTTCTACCTCCTATAGAGCTTCTTAAACAAGGTTTTTCACTTGGAGAAATGAAAAACTCCCCTGTACTATTTGCACCCAGAGATAAATTACTACAAGCAAGTGGGATGTCTAGACAAAGTGTAGATACTCTGAGAGCAGGCTGGCCTCCTGATCCTGTTGAGAGTGAAATTATTCCTCTGATCCAATTACTTGAGCTTCATAAGCAATACCCTGACATTGAATTAAGGTTAATGAATATTTCTACAGCTGAGGGGGTTTCAATACTTAAAAATTCATCCTCTAAGCCAATGGCAACTGTCTTATGGTGGCATTTAGTCAATGACAACTCAAGTCTTTCTCCTTTTGACATTGGATGGAGCGTAACACCTTCATTAGGATCCCCCAGAGACAGGGCCTCACTAATAGAAAGTTTAGAGGATAATGTTTTAACTGCAATATCTGTTCACTCCACTCCTACAGATGACTCCGAGACCAAGCTACCTGCAAATAAAAGAAAAAAAGGGATCAGTTGTTATAACCTTGTTCTTCCTTTGCTCTGGGATCAATTAGTAAGAAAATCAGGATGGAGAGTAGAAAAATTATGGGAGAAAATTAGTTTTGGTCCATCTAAATTTCTCAACCAAGCCGAAGAAAAATTAAGTTTAAATAGTAACCGTTGGTTATTATTTGATCCCGACAAAGAGTGGTACCAATCTAATGAAGAAAATCATCTGACTGCCGCAACGAACCAACCGATCAAAGACAAAAAAATTCTTGGGAAAGTTATAGATTGTGGTCTTATTAATCAGGCTTACCAAAACGACTAA